Genomic segment of Dermacentor albipictus isolate Rhodes 1998 colony chromosome 5, USDA_Dalb.pri_finalv2, whole genome shotgun sequence:
cagctgccttcttgcgtttaataaagcgggtgcctgaaaaatatcgtgtgcaaaagtcaacacgagCGCATGGTGCAAACATCAATACAGTCAAAGTCATGGCACTAAAAGAAAGACTTAGCTCTTAATCTTCCTACTGAAAAATCAAAATGaatgcaacagtcaactgctaaactaacttgaatttttatattaaaaaaaaagaaataacgtgaTCATCGTTCGGCACCAATGTTAAAATACTCCTTCTAATCAATAGAATATTGGCcattgtcagatgtcataggTCTGACATTAGTCTGATGTGTCGCAAACACCCCTTGTGACACAttctaagcacgtgcccagtgtgccgcCCACACCATCTCTGATTGTGCCACTGTTCAAGcataatttgaggatcatatctgcaaagATGATGCTCAGTTGGAATGAAATTATGGGCCTCCAGTTCAATAGATGTGACTGGACGTGTCTGTAATAAAGAACAACAAAGCTtcttatggcaagcttacccacatttcaataataacaagaaagttcactgcggcctgcatgtaagcttactaaaaggcatgaacttatcttcatttatgaggtgcgcaatggagttcattttgacagactcgactactgctgcagtttgaaatccaGCATTTTATTTTTGACGGCATGTGAAAGTTGCAGTTAGACCACAGTTATTAGTTTATAGACTGGTAACTCAGAATTAAAGCTACATTTTATTTTTGATactttatttctctactaaaagtattaaagcgataaacacattttgatctgccatgaaGTATCaagatgcacacattacgcttgtaacccctaGCGGAAGagtgatttagctgttcatataACATAACACTGAAACGCCAACTCATTTTAGCAAATACAcgggcatgtccaaaacaataagcgcccctgcaattgtaattaCACACaacagccgttatattcgatgcccatgcataactcgctgcttgacaattcaccgagttcgtagagaTAAGCACCCGTTCAGATTCGCACCGTGCTCGAAAACCGTAACAGGAGACGTAAAATCAGACATATATTACACCATTTCAATACAAGAGCAAAAACAGTTCATTCTTAGGGCTAAACACCATGGGAGCGATTTAGTGCGCTACGGcaacgagcgacggcttcgagcgacaaaacgggccgtcgcttgaacagatcgctcggttctggcAATCTAGAAATCGTCCCTCGTCTtccggaagtgctatgagtgactagccaatagcgcgaagccggaactggatgtacagggctcaaatactaccgattgtcgcgcggaacaaagcaaacgattgaatttttaaaCGTGCAAGGATatgaacctactgcaagacccgCGGAAATATTTGATGCTACCTTTTATAGTAAattacatcaacttaagttactAAAGCAAGCGCCACTCTAGTTTCAACGCGTTTTTGCAGCCcccataccggcaacaccggggaggcgtcgctcaaagTCGTCGCTCGTTCGGactacgacttgtaggcgacgagcgaacgcgacagcaatctccatcgcatcgcttgtagctgtcgcgcgcaagatcgcctAAATGGGGTTTATATGATATTCAGCATCAAACATGAATTTCTCATTCGTTTTCAATAAGTTCAAAATAACGCACCCAGCTGActtcttgcagcatgcagctgaatgcctgtggcaaagtttctaactagcagtGGCGCTGCCCGttacttcagtggtcgcagattacccaCGGGCAAGACACCCTCAAGCGCGCAGCttatttataacgaaagcatgccgccagcaaaatgaccccttctgttatgtgactccTTAATTCATCAGCGTTCCGTACACGTATACTGCCAAagtgaataaattcaaacacacaaaacgcacgctaagcacgctccgcataaGTTCGGTATCATGGGCTGGcgaacaaaccattttaagccTTCTCTTGCCCCcccgtcttattgaacataccatggttctggcagcgtctgcgatttttaaagctcttacggatagcggcaagtgataaaatcacacgCAGTtgtcgcgacgactggctttttcgattgacatggagagacacagcgcgtatgcctagtccgttgtcaattTCGTCGGCTAAGCatcgcgacgacttcctggcgatagcatgtcatatacaGAAAATGTGCCCGTAAGGTAGAATTCCCTTACCGTGGAGAGTTTGTTATATCTAACGAATGACTGTCGTATTTtcgcggcgacgcgagatggctgacacccGATCTCCCTTGGATGGCAATCGCTGCTGCTCGCTGAACGGATcccctttctccggtgctgtgttgttccgcgacgttgagcgcgcgcgcggtggagcaactccgagtgaaaaagcagagcgctcgctacgcattcctttgaactgtgcctgcctgttctcttagaagtaaAACGGTCTCTTCTTTGgtcagcgtgcgtgagtgatacatccTCAggttcggggccagcctcctacagttgaagcagatgATTACGCTacattttgttctctattgccgaagagtagaacgggcattctactctctctctgaatTGGAAAGTGacaagcacatttcactctctccttggtgacggaatgaacaatgcatttcactccactcaaCATTTTGAGAGAGTAAAAAAGCGCTTTGAagtaaatcggccgcttcactcctgcgataccctctctagtttttagagtgtatacgCACCCGTCATTCTTGGTAATTAACGTTTACAGAATACCAATCTTGGCAATTACTTATTCCTCGGCCATTCCTCGCTTTGGATCTCTTAGCGAAATGCTTTGAATTATAGCTGCGCTATCGCAACAACCTGCAACCATACCTTGACTCTTGCAATTATGGCTGCCATACTCGTGACGCTTGCGTTTGTGGGAATACTATAAACATCAATTGATCAACGTGATCAACATCAACGTGATCGCAGGGCTGTTTAACAAAATATTCTTCGGTGTTCGAAACAAGAGATCTTGCCAATTGTACAACAGTGAGAAATGATTTGTGAACTTCATTTATAATTGAGTTGCATACATATATTGTGAGTTTTGCCTCGCATCAAGCCGGTACAGTATGTACACTGTTAACATTTCTGTGTTCTAACTGAATAGTCACTAATTTGTGTGCTATGTGCCTAGTGCACAGTAGAAGATATTGTTAAGGCGCATCACAAACAGCACGCCATTTGTGGGGGCATGCTATTTGCGATGGTATACTTTGACAATAGAAGCGTGTCGACAATAGAAGCCTATCAGCAAATTGCGTGCTGATAATAAGTGTGAAAGAACTGGGGCACTTGCAGGCAGCATCTTAGCAGTGCTAAAGTTGCCCGCTGTTAATAAAGATTAGCGTGATTGGTTTCCGTGCAGTAAGGTGTagagaatgaaaaataaaacatttcttCTAAATGTCAAGTTCGCTCACTGCTTTTTAGTGTCATTTGAAACAGTCAGAGGTAAATTTTGTAAAGATCGCTAAGTTTAGATATATTAAAAAGCTTTCTGCAAGTAGCCCGAGGTATTTTGCCCCTGCGAACGGCAAACTGCAACAAATTTCAGCGCTTAACTGCTGTTTTCTCGTTTTGTATTgcacgctgctgcgtggtttatACATGAAATCATTCGCAGGTGCTCCTTCTTCTCTACATATACGGGGACTATCTGGACACCTTGGAAAGCGGCGCTGCATTTATAGCGCCAGAAGTAATGACAACTGGGCCAGAAACAAGCGCTCCTCAAGCAGACACCATGAGTACCTGGAACCGCATCATCGGGTGGCGCAAAAGGTCCAGTTCTTTGGCAACACAGAACCCCGCGTCGCTGGCGAAGTACCGCTCCCCGAGGAACAGTATGGCCCCGCAACGAAGTACGATATCCCCGCGGCGCTCTATAGATACAGCGCCCCAGTCCGCAGTGCCACTCGCCGACGGGTTAGAGCCAACGATTCAGACGATACGCTCTGCTTACAACGACGCGACTGAAGAAGCGCCGCTCCAAGTTGTGCCAAACAAGAACCGCGTGTCTTACGTCTGGGTTCAAGGGGACGCGTATGGGCCCAAGGGCGGCACTCAGCCGGCGGAGTCGTCTTTGTCGCAGCGAATGAGTCGGGGCATAGGCAGCTTCGACGCCATGAATATGCCGTTTTTTGGTGGCACACGCAAACCACGCAGAGAGGCACGCAGTTTATCTATTGAACTGAAAAGAGAAGGATCTGCTAGCCACGCAGTTAAGCAGGCATTTACCGAAGCACCGAAACCAAAATCTGGGGAAAAGCGGCGTGAGGTTATGCCACCACCCACAAATTTAAGTGACGAGGAAAACTTCGACGAGAGGCAACATGATCCTATAACTCAGGAACCCGAAAAGAGGCCGGTGCTTACTACTGGTGGCTCGGAAACTGGCAGGAATTCGAATGCTGAGGTAACTATGACGACGCACAAACTACTAATGCCAAAAGATGGCGGTGCCTCTGAGATGGGCTCGCATAATGAAATTTGGGAACAACTGATGGAATCTAATCATGCGTGCGACGTTGTAGCAGTTGATAAGGCGCTACCAGTGACACCGACAAGCCCATTTGACCAGAGACTCCGCATAGCACAATCTGCCCCGGAGACCACTGTGAACGAAGTGATAAATCCTTGCAACTCTGATGAGAAGCTGACAACGTCAGACGGTTTTAGCTGTGCATTAGTACCCATGCCTACCAATGACATGTCTAAGCACAACACATCGCTGACGTTCAATTCCTTCAATCCGAACAGCGTAAGTGGATGTCACATAAAACAAACGCCTACAAGTACATCGACTACCTCTCACAAGATTGTACTACAGAATACCGAGACTGATTTGGTGAAAGATACCGAACTGTTAATTCCACCGTCTTCAGTGCATCTTGATACCAGTGGCAGTGGCATTCTTCGTGAAATGGATGCGAAGGGAGTATACTTTGACCAAGCGAGAGCAAGTGACGAAGCGAAGGATCAGGTCTGTGCCACGGACGATTACAGCGGTTCGACGTCTACTTCTCACGGCACCCTACCTTTGCCATCAAAACCTACGTTTTCGGTAGAATGCGGACGCATGTCGTCTGAAAATGACCAGAATTCAAACAGCAACGATACGCCAAAACCAAAGGTAAACTTTATGGCGCAGGCTACACAGAGAGGTATTACGGGGGTCAGCGGCGGAACCGATCGGGATGGCGCCACTACCGACGTAGCCAACGCCATTGACGGGCGCACACAGCATAAGGAATCAAAATGTGACGGGCTTGTCGGCACGCACGATTCCGAAATGTTGACTGGAACATTTTCAGTAGAAGAAGGTTATGGCGAGAAAATGCAAGAGCATGACACCGATTGATAAAGCGGGGTTGCTACCGCTCAAGACATTGCCGTGCGCGCATAGTGATTTCATTTAggtcagattttttttcttgatttcttatATCTGAGTTGTTCAACTAATATCTATTGTAATAGAATATATTTATGCAAGTAGTGAAATCGAGCAAATGAAAGTGAATGGCTACCTTTTCTTGTAATAAGGGCTACTCCTTTGTGTCGAAGTGGTGATAGCAGCTTGTTTAATAACCCGAATAGGTGCTGAGGAAGTGAACTTGGCGTCATGCCGTCGCAATGAGAGAAACTTATTTCAGCACAGAGGAAGAAGGAGGGTTATGCTGCACGCTTTGAAGCAAGCACTACCATGAAAATAAGTCGGAGAGGAGATAGCAATATTAAATGCGCTACCACATGTCTCACAAATTGTAGCGTCGTCACAATTTACTGGTTCACTGAAACATTTGTACGTAAATGCGGTGCGTTATTTTACGCGCGAGTTAATTTGGAGGCCTCATCTAATGCATCCTCTACTTTTTGAGGATATATACTGCTGGCAACTTTTAGCTTTTCATAGTGCCGCTTCCTACTGTTTTAACGATGAAACCAAGATAATGATATCTGCTGTTTTTCGTGTTCAACTCTTTTAGAACAGGCTGAATAAAAAGGAAGTACGCGTTATTCGTGTAATAAATTCGGTTTTCGTCCAAAAGTGCCTGTAAATCAAGTTGGTTGAGGTCTAAGATGGCAATTGACCGAGTTGCGAACCCATAATATGCTCCAATGCAAGAAGCCTAACGAGGGGAAACTAACTTGTCAGCTTGTCATTCAAGCAATGTCATCACTTTTTCGAGTTACACTCGTTTTACCTGCCGACGTACACAATCGAGAAACGAAAAATGCGGTTAGTAAAGTCACGCGTAGGCGTCTGGTGATCCATGGCCCTTGTGGCCTCCGCACTGCGGCACTGTGGAACTGTTTGCACTGCCGACTTGGGCAATTCTACTCATCGTACAGCGGGGTCGTATCAGCCTAGTTTTTTCTGGTAATATTCGTTAGGGTTTCATACTCGCCTAACATTACAAGAAGTCTCGTTCTAATGCCAGATGCACTCACTCTTAATTCCTGACGTGGTGCCCTTGCTGGATTGCTTCTTGAAAACTTGGCATTATGTTGATTGGATAAAACTACAGTGTCGACTAGCAGGATTTGCAAATATGGAACGCTTTCGGGGTCACGAAAGCTAGGGGGTGTCGCAGAAACGAGACGAGGCAGCCGCGTTCGATGCGAACGAGATCAAGaaccttcttttttatatttttttagcgCACGCGTCTTCGGAGCccgccgtcttcttctttctcgttTTGTCCGCTCCCATGAGTTTCGACAGCCTCCGGCCGCGAAAAGTTTTCTTCTCATCGTTGCAAGcatattaaagttttgcatccatccatccatcgttgCAAGCTGCCTTCAAGTATGTAAAGATGTTGTACACGTAGGTCTCCGAACGAGTCTTCTTTTCGTTTTTAAGAGACGAGCGCAGCTTCACGTCGACTCCAGAATATACTTCAATGACCTTAGCCAGGTTCCACAAGGATCTAGGAGTGCGTGCACTGATAAAACCAATATTTCCTTGGTTCACCATCATTTCTTGCTCTTTGCGTTATCTTCCACGAAATCAACAGTTGACCTGAGCGGGTCGCCTGCACTTATAATGTTAGCTTTCGCACTGGCGAAATCTTTCTTTACAGTGTCTTGAACAAGTCCTGTTACTGACTCTAGTAAGAGACAGGTAGAACGCAGACGAACGACGCCCGGCCTGTTGACTAAGCCGACAACATGAGACCTATTTACAGCTACGTCAATTCTTGCGTTGAGGCCTGGAAATGAAGGAAGGAACCGCAAGTCAGAGTCTTCGGACAGTTGCATACCCCTCTTTACCATTTCTTCTGAGGAATCGAAATTTGGCATTCGACACTTCCCTGAACACACAAAAGCGGCGGTTGTGGACTTTCGAGTTCCTAAGGGCCTCCTGGTGCTTCGAGACTTTTTATTCTCAACTACCAATCCGTGACGGGCAGAATTTGCTGACGATCTAGAGTTTGTCTCGGCTGTAGAGAGCCCGGGTGAGGCCGATCTCTTACACATTACATTTACCGTAGGGGCCGAGCATGGCTCGCTTTGAACTACATCGTCTATTAATTGAAAGCAGTCGTGGACCATTCTCGCTACAGGTTCAGCTCCTTGTACCTCCGTGTACCTAGACTGTGTCGAGCATACTTCGGTTTTAATTACGTCATCCATGACTTGGAAACAGTCGTCGACTGTTTCAACTACTGTTTGATGCCCTGGTGATTCGGTGTACTTAGATGGCACGGGCATGCTGGTGTCCACTTCGCCAAACGAGAGAGTGTTCGTCGACGATGCCTCCTGTCCCAAGGCGTCGTCCTGATAGGAGTCGTCAGAATCGATACCAAGCGCAGTCGCAAGGAGATTCGAGACTTCGCTTTTCGGGTTGTTCTGTTGAAGGTTGCTGGATTACGTCAGTAAGGTTTGATGGTGCTGGATTGATGATGAATGTGACATTGGATACCGCGGCTTCCTCCGTACCTTCAACTTCATGAATGGTGGGCTCTTCTACAATAGTGACAACGGGTGGAGCTGTCGTGAGTCCCCTCTGATGTCCTTGGAAGCTCTCTTGTAGTCTTCCACGTTTTCTTTCCATGGAAGTCTGACAGAATAACCCTTCTCTTCAAATTTTAAGTGCCTCTTGAAGTCCCGAATCACTTCCTCTTGTCTCTTGGTTTCTTTCTCAGGGAAGTGTATACCTAGAGGTTCAATATCCCAGAAATGTCTGAGTTCTGTCTGT
This window contains:
- the LOC135913825 gene encoding uncharacterized protein — protein: MEPVSESRRPSTDWRRCVLSPTPDASGTTPTDHARDPGLQAQANNTSRRHSGDRHRGMQRNRLRNQMEVSVMTTACLAWNCVSIFARTSDSLVSRFLGVSSPSHHWTMKGVLDFCHATNALSDVALLYSLYYVHGPHNHSVETALHEIIRSFIFWNAFTTAIIWAASCVDVFVRFLRSPIEEGEAVNGTSLPLNVTADHQNGDGGTVVPMGAAFGFTGIAVLKVLLLLYIYGDYLDTLESGAAFIAPEVMTTGPETSAPQADTMSTWNRIIGWRKRSSSLATQNPASLAKYRSPRNSMAPQRSTISPRRSIDTAPQSAVPLADGLEPTIQTIRSAYNDATEEAPLQVVPNKNRVSYVWVQGDAYGPKGGTQPAESSLSQRMSRGIGSFDAMNMPFFGGTRKPRREARSLSIELKREGSASHAVKQAFTEAPKPKSGEKRREVMPPPTNLSDEENFDERQHDPITQEPEKRPVLTTGGSETGRNSNAEVTMTTHKLLMPKDGGASEMGSHNEIWEQLMESNHACDVVAVDKALPVTPTSPFDQRLRIAQSAPETTVNEVINPCNSDEKLTTSDGFSCALVPMPTNDMSKHNTSLTFNSFNPNSVSGCHIKQTPTSTSTTSHKIVLQNTETDLVKDTELLIPPSSVHLDTSGSGILREMDAKGVYFDQARASDEAKDQVCATDDYSGSTSTSHGTLPLPSKPTFSVECGRMSSENDQNSNSNDTPKPKVNFMAQATQRGITGVSGGTDRDGATTDVANAIDGRTQHKESKCDGLVGTHDSEMLTGTFSVEEGYGEKMQEHDTD